Part of the Microcoleus sp. AS-A8 genome, TGAACAACGCACCAAGACACTTATGGGCTTACCTCACTGGGAAATTGACCGATTGGATTACCGATACTTATTTAGTGAAAGCTATACAGTACTGGCTATTGCGTCCGCAGCCATCAGTCAGTCAGCTCAGTTTGGTGGTCACGGAAAAGACCGCGCCCTTAGAACAACATCTTGCTCCTGACCCGACTGAACTACAGCGTCGTGTGGCACGATACCACAACTTCCACAAGCAAATGGTCAAGCTGACGACAGGGGCAAACATTCCTTTATTGATTGCTGTTCAGCCAGAAATTACAGGTCGCGGTACGCGTCAGCTTTCGCGCGATGAGCAAAAGCTTTTAAAGGAATTGGGAGCTATTTACAAACAACGGGTACAAACAGGGTACGCCCAGTTGGAGAAAGTCACACAAAAACTACAGGAGGCGTTTCCCAAAAATGTGAAAACTCTATACTTTTACAATCTTTACGAAAACTTTCCCAGTCGAGCGTTTTATGACGCCATTCACTTGACCGAGGAAGGGAACGCCCTGCTAGCAGAGCAATTGTATCAGGCGATCGCAACTGTACCCAAGCTACAAGTGGCTCCCCCCAAAAAAAGGGGGATTGGGAATGATAACGAAGGATGAAGGATGAAGAAGGGAAATTTTATACGAGGCGATGTCCTCATATGAACTCCAGCGCGGCGCTAATACCCTTCACACTTCATACTTCACACTTCATACTTTCCCAGCCCCTACTGCTTGCAAGCAATTACATTCCGGGAAGATTTAGCCCACTGGTGAGTTCTTCCATGCGTTCGCGCATCGTCGCGGTGGACTTATCGTAGGCATCTCTCATGGCTATTGTCACGAGTTCAGAAAGTGCTTCTGCGCCCTGACCCATAGCATCGGGAGAAATGGTTACTCGTATCGGCTCTTGGTTACCGCTAAGAACAACCTTGACAGTACCATCGTCTGAGGAACCCTCAATCTCCATCTGCTCCAATTCTTCCTGAAGCTGTTTGGCACCTTGTTGAACCTCTTGGGCTTTTTTGAATGCCTCGGCAAGCTCTTTCATCTTGCCTAAACCGAAGCCAAATCCTTGTCCTTTTGTCATAAAAATCTCCGGGAAGTCTGGGAACCCACTCCTTCCAGGGGTGGGAGGAAAGACAACTCAGCAGCTAAAGCTGCCTACAGTAGTCTTAATCTTAGTACTACTCGTGTCTCTGTAACAGCTTTAGACGGGTTGAAACTCGCCTAATATTTTCACCTCTGGCTCTAACCAGAGTGACCAATGCTGTTCTACTTGTTGTTGAATATGACGAATGATTTGGAAGATATCGCTGGCTTGGGCACCGCCACAATTGAGGATAAAGTTGGCATGGCGCTCCGCGACTTGAGCACCACCAATGGTGTAGCCTTTTAGGCCGAGTTGTTCAATTAACCAAGCCGCCGGACGAGTATCGGGATTGCGAAAGACGCTTCCACAACTGGGTAAGTGATAAGGCTGAGAGCGTCGTCGTTGCTCTAAATGTTGAGAGGTTGCGGCTCGAACTTGAACTGGATCAGCGCCCGGTTTTAACTGAAAGGTTGCCTCAACGACTAAGCGATCGCCGCATTGTAAGCTAGAGGTACGGTACTGAAAGCCCAAGTCTTGAGGGGTTAGCTCCTCTATGACTCCTGTCGGTGAAAGAGTTTGGGCATTGACCAATATATCTGCTGTGCAGTTTTTGTGCGCTCCTGCATTCATGACGACTGCACCACCGACGGTACCAGGAATGCCCACCGCCCACTCTAGCCCTTCCCAACCGCGTTCTGCGGCTTGCCATGCCAGACGAGCAATGGGTTCACCAGCACCGGCTGTGACTGTCCCTGTTTCCTCGTCGAACTGGGTGCGGCGTAAATGGCGAGTACAGATCACTAAACCGGGCAAGCCGCGATCGCTAATTAATAAATTGGAACCCGCCCCCAATAGCGTTAGGGGCAATCCTTGAGAGTGCCCCCACTCAAAGCTCGCTTGCAGATCTTCTAGGCGTTGGGGAGCAACGTACCACTCGGCTGGACCTCCGACTCGAAATGAGGTCAAGCTAGCTAAAGAGGCTTGAGCTCGGAGCGGGCAATCGGTTCCGGGCAGGTAAAGCAGCGACTCGTTATAAAGTATTTTCTTTTGGGTGAGTGTGCTATTAACACGGGGGGGATCGTGGGACAGAGTCATATTAATATGCGTGAAAAGAATGCCAATGGGTCTTGGGCAATGGAGTTGGGGCCAACCGTATGGTTCTGGGTTTAATTGAGTGTGAATTATGCGCTTGGGTTTTGCGATTGGGGGTTAGGAGCGGGATTTGGGGTTCAGCTTCCCAGTCCGAGCCCCCCATGCCGAGAGTGCCTCCATCAAACTCAGGCTTTCTGGCTCAACTCTTTGGAGCTATCGCTGTCAGCCTTTTGATAAAATTCCATCACCTGGGGAATAATTTGATTGAGATTGCCCGCTCCCAAAAACAGGGCAAGGTCTCCAGGTTGGAGGGTTTGTGTGAGAAATTCGGTGACAGACTCTAGAGTGGGTTGGTAATACACCCTCTTACTCTCGTGACAAGCCCCGTTCGCTGAATTCTGCGAGGCAGCACAGATCTCATCTCGAACCCGTTGGCCTGTTATTTGTCCTAAGTTGGGTTCGCCAGCACTATAAATATCGGTAATCACCACAATGTCAGCATTGTCGAATGCTTTAGCAAATTCTGACAAGAATGTCAAGGTGCGGCTGTAGCGGTGGGGCTGAAAAATTGCCACAATGCGTTGTTGCTCGGACGGTAGTCCTAGAGTTTCGCCTCCCCGCAAGCGGGCGGCTGCGAGTGTTGCCTCGATTTCACTAGGGTGATGGGCATAGTCATCGACAAACGAGATGCCATTGCACTTACCCCGCAACTCAAAGCGGCGCTTCGCTCCTTCAAAGGTAGCGATCGCCGACTCGATCACGTTAAACTCTAAACCCAGATATCGCCCTACGGCTACGGCGGCTAAGGCGTTGCTGAGATTGTGTTTACCCAGCAGCTTCAGATGTAACTCACCCAAAACCTGATCGCCTTCCCACACACAGGCTGTAGTCCCAAACGGTTGATATCTCACATTATCAACGCTGTAGTCAGCACCAACATCTCTCCGCAGGCTATAACTTTTGGTAAGTTTGAGACGCGATCTCACCGTCTCACAATCAATACACCCGATTAACGTTTGGCAGTGTTGAGCAAACGTCTCGAAGATGCTAATCACCTCTTCGAGTGACTCATAGTGGTCTGGATGATCCAACTCAATATTAGTAATGACACCAATCTTCGGAGAAAGCTTGGCTAAAGACCCATCCGACTCATCCGCTTCGGCAACAAGATAAGGACTCTCCCCTAAGCGCGCATTACCCTCCCATGCATCGACCTCACCCCCTACGACAATCGTGGGATCAAGACCCGCTTGCATTAGGAGATAACCAATCAAACTACTCGTTGTTGTTTTGCCATGAGTTCCTGCAACTGCAATGCTTTGGTAATCTTGAATCAAAGCAGCCAGTAAGTCCGAGCGATGAAAAATAGGATAGCCTCGTTCTAAAGCCGCCTGATACTCAGAATTAAATGGATTAATCGCGGTTGAACAAATGACTTGAGGCAAGTCTAAGGGAACTTTTTCCGTCGGTAGGAGCGAGTTCGATTTTGAGGGTTCACACGAGATTCCCGCATTCGTACTCATACCAATCGCGGTCGGGAATGCTTCATAGATGGACTCGCTTCCTGTTCGGAAAAATTCCAAGTTAGTCGCATCTTGCTTTCTAAAAAGATGAGCACCGACCGCTTGCAAACGTCGAGTAATATGCGTCGAACGAAGGTCTGACCCAGATACAGGGAGTTGACGCTTTGCTAGAACGTAGGCAAGGGCTGACATGCCAATTCCACCAATCCCGATGAAATGAAATGGCTTCCCGCTAAAATCAACATTATTCGGCATCTTGACTCCTTACACACCACACCACACAAGCCTACTGTGCCAATAACACGCGCTATCATATCAAGAATTGATTTTTCAAGATATAGCGAACAAGAGATTTATCTGAAGTTTCTCGCTATAGGTCTACTTATGATAGATTGTGTTATTGGTCAGTTGGATTTTTCTATCCCTAGACGGTTTTTATTATTAAACATATAGGCTAAATCCTGATCCGGAAACTTAAATCAAGGAATGACATTCCTAAACCCCAGGCGCGAGTTGCCAAATGTCGCGCTCGACTGGCTCCGTCACGCCAGTACCCTCCAGCGATTAATCCTAACCTTGAGTTAGTCTAATCTGTGCTGAATTGCGTATGGAACGAATAGCCATTTTGGGCGGCACATTCGATCCGGTTCACTGGGGACACCTGAAGATTGCCGAGACAGCATTGAGCCAGCTAGAGCTGGAAAGGGTGATTTGGGTACCCGTTCACCGTCCTCCCCATAAACGTGGGCGACGCTATGAGCATCGGCGGTTAATGGTGGAAATCGCGATCGCACAAAACTCAGCGTTTGTCCTCGATCCGAGGCAAGCCAATCATACTGAACCCGATTTTGCGAGCGATACTTTAGCTGACCTTCAAGATACATATCCTAACCGCCAGTGGTTCTGGATTGTCGGTCTAGACGCCTTCCAGACTTTACCACGATGGTACTGCCGTGAACGACTGATTCCAGCGTGTGATTGGTTAGTGGCACCCCGCCCTCTGGCTATGACTTCAACTGATGCTGGAGTCTCAACCCGTACTAGTCATCCCCAGGAAATCGATTTCCAAGCAAGCTGGCTGTGTCAACAAGTCGCTGAGCAGCTAGCCTCTCAAGATATCCCGATTCGCTGGCAGATGCTACAAATGACACCCCTTAAGATCTCATCCAGCCTGATTCGTCAGTACTGCTCTCAACGCCACTCTATTCGCGACTGGGTGCCAGAAGGGGTCCGAGCTTATATTACTACCCACAACCTCTATGTAGAAAATTAGGGATTAAGCGTTTGACATAGAGGCAGGGAAAGGTAAGCCCAGCGAATAGACATGGGGTAAGGGGGAAAACTTGCTCAATAATCCTGGACAGAAATTCGTTCCCTCTCCTGCTTCCCTGCTCTCACGCTCTTGTCCGCCGCCGCTTTTGCTTCTCCATTGTCCCTTCTCAACATCCTTAACTAAATTACCTGTTAGAAATACTCATGCTTTGCGATATGATCGGGAATATTAAAAAAGTATTTACTTAGTTGAAGACAGAGGGCAAGACGCAGTGATTAGAGTAGCGATCAATGGGTTTGGGCGCATCGGCCGCAACTTCGCACGATGCTGGCTGACCAGAGAAAACAGTCAGATAGACTTAGTGGGCATTAACGATACTTCTGACCCCAGAACCAATGCCCACCTGCTGAAATATGACACCATGCTGGGGACATTGGATGCTGATATCAGCGCTGATGATAACTCCATCATCGTTAACGGTAAAACCATTAAGTGTGTATCCGATCGCAATCCGCTAAACTTGCCCTGGGCTGATTGGGGAATTGACTTAATCATCGAATCGACGGGTGTCTTTATTGACAAAGACGGAGCTTCCAAGCATATCGCAGCCGGAGCCAAAAAAGTGCTGATTACAGCTCCTGGCAAAGGCCCGGATGTTGCTACCTTTGTGGTAGGCGTTAATCATAACGACTATGACCACAGCAAGCACAATATTGTTAGCAATGCTAGCTGTACCACCAACTGTCTAGCTCCTTTTGCCAAGGTGCTTCATGAACACTTTGGCATCATTAAAGGGACGATGACGACGACCCACAGCTACACCGGGGATCAACGTCTTCTGGATGCCAGCCACCGGGATGTTCGTAGGGCAAGAGCGGCAGCGATGAACATCGTGCCAACCACCACCGGTGCAGCAAAAGCCGTGGGTTTGGTTCTACCCGAACTGAAAGGTAAGTTGAATGGTATTGCCTTGCGGGTACCAACCCCGAATGTGTCCGTGGTCGATTTGGTGGTTCAAGTCGAGAAAAGCACCATCGCTGAGCAGGTGAATGACGTTCTCAGAGGTGCCGCCCAAGGCGAACTCAAGGGCGTTCTAGAATACAGTGACCTGCCGCTGGTTTCCTCAGACTATAAGGGTCATGATGCTTCTTCGATTGTGGATGCCAGTCTGACCATGGTCATGGGTGGCGATATGGTCAAAGTTGTTGCCTGGTATGACAACGAGTGGGGCTACTCTCAGCGCGTTGTAGATTTGGCTGAGCACATGGCGAAGAATTGGCAGAGTTAGCAAAGAGATTTGAGGTTTTAGATTGGCGATTTTGGCGCAAGCACACTGACATCTAACAAGCTCAAATCTAAGTCTAAATTTGCTGTTGTTGGATCTATCTGAGGGTAACCGACTGGGTTGCCCTCATTTTTGTCACAGTTATTCACACAAAGATCGGTGTCTATTCATCTTTCGCTTGCGGTCGCTCACGACATGCGGCTTGTAAGCACTGAGGAATAAAATTCATCCGTCCAATACTCAAAACCCACAGAGAAAATCCGAGAAACGATCGCCCAATCTCAAAAATGCTGAAATCCCCTACTCAGCGTCAACCGTTCCTCAGTAAAAGTGCCAGCGCTGTCTCTTAACCAAACCTCATTACCCCTGGTAATCGTACCAATCACAGTGGCTCCTTCACCTAGTTGTGTCACCAAGGTTTCAGCAGGTTCTGGAGGCAAACACAGTACGAGTTCAAAGTCTTCACCGCCATATAACGCCCAGTTCATCGCCTGCTCTGGGGACAAGAACTGACTCCAGGGCGCTGGCAAGGAAATCTTCGTGCGTTCAATAACAGCACCCACGCCACTAGCACGGCAAATTTGGATAACGGCATCGGCTAACCCATCGCTGCTATCCATTCCAGCTAGGGTAATGGGTAATGGAGAATCTAAAATTTTCCCCAAATTAGGCAGGATATCAAGTCTGGGTTTGGGGCGTTGGTGAGCTTGGATGAAACGCGATCGCTCATCTTCACTCAAATTTTCCCCTAACTCTGGGTTGAGCAGTAATTCTAACCCGGCTCGCGAGGCACCATGAACGCCTGTAACCACAATCGCATCCCCAACTTGGGCAGCATTGCGGCGGATCATCCGGGCAGGGGAAACTTGCCCGAAAGCGGTAATTGCGAGACTAACAACGGGCGATCGCACCACATCACCGCCAACAATCTCTGTATTGTATTGCTGCAAGCAATCAGTTAGACCTTGGTAGACTCTCTCTACCCAACTGACTGAAGTCTCACTCCTAATACTTAAACCCACCGTAATCCCTAACGGGGATGCTCCCATTGCCGCTAAATCTGATAAATTAGCCGCCGCCGCACGCCAACCAACATCTTCTGGTGAGGTGGTGCGATCGCTAAAATGCACTCCATCCACCAAAACATCCGTTGTCACGACCAACGATTGCCCCGACTCTGGAAATGGAAGGACGGCAGCATCATCGCCCACAATATCTCTAGGGCAAAATTGCTGCAAGCGTTCCAGAAGTCCCTGTTCCCCAATGTCTCGAACGAGTAGGGAGGACAGTTCACCACTCATGCCGATTTATCAGCATGAGGACGCCGCTGAATCTTCGGGAAGCGATAGAAGGTGTCCCCATCAGCATCTACTTCGGGAACTGCTCCAAACATCTTCACCTGACGCTCTAGATACTTCCGCGCTTGCTCCACATCTACTCTCGATGCTGCCGTTAGCTGAATCAGAGAGATACAACTGCTTTGCTCTTCAAGGAGCTGATAGAAGGAATCATCCAACTGCTGACGATTGAAGGCCGTTTCCAACTGCTGCTGGCGATTTAGGGGGCCAACACGCAGAAATACGCCCGCCAGAATGACGAGCGTAATCACCAGTACTAAATCAACAATTGGCATTGAGAATCGAGCAACTACGAGGTTGGGGTGTCAAGTATCGTGGGTTGAGAATTAGGAGTGATTACTGCTTCTGGCTTGGCTATAGCCTCAGTAATTTGCGAATTGACTAAATTCTCAGCCTCTTCAACCACTTTAGCGGATTCAATTTCATCCCGCTTTGTAGATGTTTGCTTTTGCCCAGATGAAGCTTCCGCGACTTGGGGTGTGACCAAATTCTCGGCTCCCTTCACAACTTTAGCGGATTGGATGACATCGCCCTCTTTCAGCTTTTCGAGTACCTCTTTGCCCTCGACGAGATAGCCAAAGACAGAATAACGTCCATCTAGAAGGTTGAGACCGGCTGGGGTTAATTCGGGTTCAAACAGGAAGAAGAAGAACTGAGATGAGCCACCATTCGGGTCATCGCCTGGACGCGCCATAGCGACGGTACCGTAGGCAGAGAAGGGCAGTACCGGCTGGTCACGGTAACGA contains:
- the nadD gene encoding nicotinate (nicotinamide) nucleotide adenylyltransferase, translated to MERIAILGGTFDPVHWGHLKIAETALSQLELERVIWVPVHRPPHKRGRRYEHRRLMVEIAIAQNSAFVLDPRQANHTEPDFASDTLADLQDTYPNRQWFWIVGLDAFQTLPRWYCRERLIPACDWLVAPRPLAMTSTDAGVSTRTSHPQEIDFQASWLCQQVAEQLASQDIPIRWQMLQMTPLKISSSLIRQYCSQRHSIRDWVPEGVRAYITTHNLYVEN
- the murC gene encoding UDP-N-acetylmuramate--L-alanine ligase is translated as MPNNVDFSGKPFHFIGIGGIGMSALAYVLAKRQLPVSGSDLRSTHITRRLQAVGAHLFRKQDATNLEFFRTGSESIYEAFPTAIGMSTNAGISCEPSKSNSLLPTEKVPLDLPQVICSTAINPFNSEYQAALERGYPIFHRSDLLAALIQDYQSIAVAGTHGKTTTSSLIGYLLMQAGLDPTIVVGGEVDAWEGNARLGESPYLVAEADESDGSLAKLSPKIGVITNIELDHPDHYESLEEVISIFETFAQHCQTLIGCIDCETVRSRLKLTKSYSLRRDVGADYSVDNVRYQPFGTTACVWEGDQVLGELHLKLLGKHNLSNALAAVAVGRYLGLEFNVIESAIATFEGAKRRFELRGKCNGISFVDDYAHHPSEIEATLAAARLRGGETLGLPSEQQRIVAIFQPHRYSRTLTFLSEFAKAFDNADIVVITDIYSAGEPNLGQITGQRVRDEICAASQNSANGACHESKRVYYQPTLESVTEFLTQTLQPGDLALFLGAGNLNQIIPQVMEFYQKADSDSSKELSQKA
- a CDS encoding YbaB/EbfC family nucleoid-associated protein, translating into MTKGQGFGFGLGKMKELAEAFKKAQEVQQGAKQLQEELEQMEIEGSSDDGTVKVVLSGNQEPIRVTISPDAMGQGAEALSELVTIAMRDAYDKSTATMRERMEELTSGLNLPGM
- a CDS encoding type I glyceraldehyde-3-phosphate dehydrogenase, which translates into the protein MIRVAINGFGRIGRNFARCWLTRENSQIDLVGINDTSDPRTNAHLLKYDTMLGTLDADISADDNSIIVNGKTIKCVSDRNPLNLPWADWGIDLIIESTGVFIDKDGASKHIAAGAKKVLITAPGKGPDVATFVVGVNHNDYDHSKHNIVSNASCTTNCLAPFAKVLHEHFGIIKGTMTTTHSYTGDQRLLDASHRDVRRARAAAMNIVPTTTGAAKAVGLVLPELKGKLNGIALRVPTPNVSVVDLVVQVEKSTIAEQVNDVLRGAAQGELKGVLEYSDLPLVSSDYKGHDASSIVDASLTMVMGGDMVKVVAWYDNEWGYSQRVVDLAEHMAKNWQS
- the murB gene encoding UDP-N-acetylmuramate dehydrogenase; its protein translation is MTLSHDPPRVNSTLTQKKILYNESLLYLPGTDCPLRAQASLASLTSFRVGGPAEWYVAPQRLEDLQASFEWGHSQGLPLTLLGAGSNLLISDRGLPGLVICTRHLRRTQFDEETGTVTAGAGEPIARLAWQAAERGWEGLEWAVGIPGTVGGAVVMNAGAHKNCTADILVNAQTLSPTGVIEELTPQDLGFQYRTSSLQCGDRLVVEATFQLKPGADPVQVRAATSQHLEQRRRSQPYHLPSCGSVFRNPDTRPAAWLIEQLGLKGYTIGGAQVAERHANFILNCGGAQASDIFQIIRHIQQQVEQHWSLWLEPEVKILGEFQPV
- the thiL gene encoding thiamine-phosphate kinase, whose translation is MSGELSSLLVRDIGEQGLLERLQQFCPRDIVGDDAAVLPFPESGQSLVVTTDVLVDGVHFSDRTTSPEDVGWRAAAANLSDLAAMGASPLGITVGLSIRSETSVSWVERVYQGLTDCLQQYNTEIVGGDVVRSPVVSLAITAFGQVSPARMIRRNAAQVGDAIVVTGVHGASRAGLELLLNPELGENLSEDERSRFIQAHQRPKPRLDILPNLGKILDSPLPITLAGMDSSDGLADAVIQICRASGVGAVIERTKISLPAPWSQFLSPEQAMNWALYGGEDFELVLCLPPEPAETLVTQLGEGATVIGTITRGNEVWLRDSAGTFTEERLTLSRGFQHF